Proteins from a genomic interval of Rhodococcoides fascians A25f:
- the rpmA gene encoding 50S ribosomal protein L27: MAHKKGASSSRNGRDSNAQRLGVKRFGGQTVGAGEILVRQRGTHFHPGVNVGRGGDDTLFALAPGAVEFGAKRGRKTVNIVPVAVEA, from the coding sequence ATGGCACATAAGAAGGGTGCATCAAGCTCCCGTAACGGTCGCGACTCGAATGCACAGCGCCTCGGCGTCAAGCGCTTCGGCGGCCAGACCGTAGGCGCAGGCGAGATCCTGGTCCGCCAGCGCGGCACGCACTTCCACCCCGGCGTCAACGTCGGTCGTGGCGGCGACGACACCTTGTTCGCACTCGCTCCCGGCGCAGTCGAATTCGGTGCCAAGCGCGGACGCAAGACCGTGAACATCGTTCCGGTCGCTGTAGAGGCCTAG